The Pseudomonas fluorescens nucleotide sequence AGCTTCGTCCCGCTCAGCGGCCGCCAGGAGCAACTGGCGATTACCCAGCAGCTCAGCACCCAGCAGAGTCGCCAGGCCTCCCTGCAAGGCTTGCTGGCAGGCCTGCAGCAGCTACGCAACGACAATAGCCAGAGCGGCGAAGTGCGCGCCACGGTCGACAAGCTGCTGGCCAGCCTGCCGGACATCCGCCAGCTCAGCGAGCCCAAGGGCCTGGCCCAGGCCCTGAGCAACAGCGGCGTGTTTCTTGAGGCCAAGCTGCTGGCCGGGCTGCCTGCCGCACTTGCCCCCGACCTCAAGGCCCAGGTGGTACGCCTGGTGGCGCAATTGCTGCCGGGCCTGCCCGGCAACGCCACCTTCAACCCGGCGGCCGCCGCCAGCACCCTGGCCCAGGTCATGCCGGGCATGGTCCGCAATGCCCTGGGCATGCTCGGCCAGGTCAGCCCGCGGCCCCAGCCCGGTGGCTTCCCCCTGCCCTCGCGGTTATTGCAGAGCCAGGACGGCGAAGGTGATCTCGAGCACCTGCTGCGCCTGGCTGCTGCGGCCATCTCGCGCCTACAAAGCCATCAGCTGGCAAGCCTTGAGCAAACCGGCACCACCGCCGATGGCAACCTGCAAACCACCTGGCAACTGGAGATTCCCCTGCGTACCGGCCAGGATTTCATGCCGTTGCAGATGAAACTGCAGCGCGAAGAAACCCCGGAGCAGCAAAGCGACCCGGAGCGCGAGCGTCGCGACCCGTTGGAAATGCTCTGGCGCATCGAGCTGTCTTTTGACCTGCACCCGCTGGGGCCATTGCAGGTGCAGGCGCAGATCAGCCAGGGCAGCCTGTCCAGCCAGCTCTGGGCCGAATTACCAAGCACCGCGCAACTGATCGAAAGCCAGCTCGGCCACCTGCGCGAACGGCTGCTGGCCCGTGGTCTCAACGTCACGGAGCTGCACTGCCATCACGGCACAGCGCCACAGGGGCCGCGTACGCACCTGGAGCAAAGATGGGTGGATGAACAGGCATGATTGATAAAACTCCCCGCCAGGCCATCGCCCTGACCTACGACGGCCAGCAAGCCCCGACCCTTAGTGCCAAAGGTGACGACGAGCTGGCCGAGGCGATCCTGGCGATTGCCCGCGAGCACGAGGTACCGATCTACGAGAACGCCGAACTGGTGCGCCTGCTGGCGCGCATGGAGCTGGGCGATCAGATTCCCGAGGCCCTGTACCTGACCATCGCCGAAATCATCGCCTTCGCCTGGCAGCTCAAGGGCAAGGTGCCGGCGGGGTTTGTCGACGAGCCCCCCCAGGAGCGCGATATCACCCCCACCGACCTGAGATTGCCGGGTGCCTGAAAGCATCGCGGGGCAAGCCTGCTCCCACAACACCTGCAGGAGCGGGCTTGCCCCGCGATCAATTCACTGCAACCTTCAACTGCGGTGCAACTTGCTCATCAACTCAGCCTCAGCCTGGGTCAAACCGCAGGACTGGGTCAGTTCATCAACACTGGCACCCATGCCCACCAGCCGCGCCGCTTGCGCGAACGACAGGCTGTTGGGGTCACGCTGCTCCAGTTGCAGGAGCTTGTCCGGCAAGGGCGCAACCACCGCGCGCAGCTCGTGCAGGGCTTCGCCCATACGCACGCTGCCGTTCTGGTAGTCGTCCAGACTCTTGGCCAGGTCCTTGATGCGCTGGTCACGCACCGCATCACCCTGGGCCTGTTGCGCGGCCAGCTCACGCTGGCGCTTGCTGTAGTTCAGGAAGAACCACAGGCTGACCGCCCAGAGCAGCGCCAGAAATATGACTGCAACCTCGAGGATCAACTCAGATGTTCTCCAGCTCGGACCACTCTTCCTCGGTCATCATCTTGTCCAGCTCGACCAGAATCAGCAGTTCGTTGTTCTTGTTGCACACGCCCTGGATGAACTTGGCCGATTCCTCGTTGCCGACATTCGGCGCGGTCTCGATTTCCGACTGACGCAGGTAAACCACTTCAGCGACGCTGTCGACCAGGATGCCGACCACTTGCTTGTCGGCCTCGATGATGACGATACGGGTGTTGTCGGTGATCTCGCTGGACAGCAGGCCGAAGCGCTGGCGGGTGTCGATCACGGTGACCACGTTACCGCGCAGGTTGATGATGCCCAGCACGTAGCTCGGGGCACCCGGGACCGGGGCGATCTCGGTGTAGCGCAGGACTTCCTGCACCTGCATCACGTTGATGCCGTAGGACTCGTTGTCCAGCTTGAAGGTCACCCACTGCAGGATCGGATCTTCGGAACCTTGTGCAGACGATTTTTTCATTCCCCTATCCCTCAAAATCCGCCATCGGCGGTGTGCTCAGTGCGGTCGCGGCAGATGCGGCCGATTAGTTATGGGTGCTGTGCAATTGCTTGACCGCACCGCTGGCGATCAACTCGGCCAGTTCGGCGACGTCGAGCAACGCGCACATGTGTTCAATCACGGTGCCGGCCAGCCATGGCCGTTGGCCGCGCTGGCTGCGCCACTTGATTTCGTTGGGGTCCAGGCGCAGCGAACGGCTGACCTGATGCACCGCCAGGCCCCATTCGTAGCCCTGGACCGAAATCACGTACTGCAAGCCCTGGCGAAAGTCGTCCCGGTAACGGTCGGGCATGACCCAGCGGGCGGTATCCAATACCTTGAGGTTGCCGCTCTGGCTCGGCAGGATGCCAAGGAACCAGTCGGGCTGGCCAAACAGCGGTGTCAATTCGTGGCCGGCCAGCGAGTAGATCGAGCCCAGGCATACCAGCGGTACCGCCAGGGTCAGGCCCGCGACATCGAACAGCAGGCATTCGAACGGCTCGGCAGCCCAGGCCGGGCGGCCATCGACAGTGGCCGGTGGTACCGGTTGATTGGGTGCCGGCGGCAGGTGCACATCCACCAGCGGCTCGACCGGCGCAACCTCGGCCTGCGGCTTGGGCGCTTCGACTACAGACTCGACCACCGGCGCTACCGCAGCCTCGACCACCGGCGGCAAGGTCAGCGGCAATACCGGGAGTGGCGGCTCGGCAAATGGCAGTGGCTCAGGTTTTACCGCGGCCTGGGCCGCCACCTGGGCATCACGGGCCTGCTCTTCACGCACTGCTGCCTGGAACTCGTCCGGCTCGACCGATGCCGGCAGCACCTCGTCGAGTTCTCCGGTAGCCTCCTGCAGCAAACCGTCGAGGTAGGTCTGCAAGGCCATCTGTGGCCGGCTGGCGAGCTGTTGAGGGCGATTCATCAGGCCACCTGCAGGGCAAGGTTCTGCGTCAGCAGGTGCTTGAGCAGCGCTTTGTAGGCCACTATGCCGCGGCTCTTGCCGTCAAATTGCGAGGGCGTCAGCCCGGCCCGGCTGGCATCACGCAGGCGTGTGTCGACCGGAATGTAGCCTTGCCAGATATGTTCGGGGTAAGCGTCGCGCAGCACCCGCAAGGTGCCCATGGAGGCCTGGGTGCGGCGGTCGAACAGGGTCGGCACGATGTGATAGGGCAACGCCTGCTTGCGCGAGCGGTTGACCATCGCCAGGGTGCTGACCATGCGCTCCAGGCCCTTGACCGCCAGGTACTCGGTCTGCACCGGGATCACCAGCTGCTGGCTGGCCGCCAGGGCGTTGACCATCAGCACGCCGAGCAACGGCGGGCTGTCGATGATGGCGTAGTCGAAGTCCTGCCACAGTTGCGCCAGAGACTTGGCGATCACCAGGCCCAGGCCACTCTGGCCCGGCGACTGGCGCTCAAGCACGGCCAGAGCGGTACTGGAGGGCAACAGCGAGATCTTCTCGTCGCTGGTCGGCAGCAGCAATTGCCCGGGCAAGCCTTCAGGCACCGTGCCCTTGTGCAGGAACAGGTCGTAGCAACTGTGCTCCAGCGCATCGGGGTTGTGCCCGAAATAGCTGGTCATCGACCCGTGCGGGTCGAGGTCGACGACAACCACACGCTTGCCCGCCTCGGCCAGCAGGCCGGCCAGGGCGATGGACGTGGTGGTCTTGCCGACTCCACCTTTTTGATTGGCTACTGCCCAGACTCTCATTGCATTGCTTCCTCCCGGTACGGCAGCCTGCCCTGCCGGGATCGGTTATAGGGTCGGTGACGGGGAATTGACGCGATTATCGCCCACCGTCGGTGCTACCGCTGCCGGTGCAGTTTGTGTGCCAGCCCGCTTCATCGCCGCGTCCGGGCTGGCATTGGCGCTGCCAGTACCGGTCAGGCTGCGGCGTACTTCCAGGTTGCGCGAGATCACCAATACCACCCGTCGGTTGCGCGCGCGACCTTCGGCTGTGTCATTGCCGGCGATCGGCTGGAACTCACCGTAGCCGACCGACGCCATGCGCGCCGGGTTCACCCCTTCCATCGCCAGCAGGCGGACGATGCTCGCCGCCCGCGCCGATGACAGTTCCCAGTTGGTCGGGTACTGCGCGGTGCGGATAGGCAGGTCGTCGGTAAAACCTTCGACGTGCACCGGGTTGGCGAATGGCTTGAGGATCCTCGCCACCTTCTCGATGATATTGAACGCCACGTCACTGGGCATGGCGTCGCCGCTGCCGAACAGCAGCGAGGAATTGAGCTCGATCTCGACCCACAGTTCGTTGCCGCGCACGGTCATCTGGTCGGATTTGATCAGGTCACCGAAGGCGTCGCGCACGTCATCGGTGATGGTCTTGAGCGGGTCGCTGCTGGTTTGCGCCAGGCCCGCGTCAACCTGCTCGCTGTCCTTGATTAACGGCTCGGCCGGCTTGACGCTGAGCGGGCGCTCGTCGCCGATGGGGATCGGCTTCATGCTCCGCTCGGGGTCGTTGAACACGCCGATCAGGGCCTGGGAAATGACCTTGTACTTGCCCTCGTTGATCGAGGAGATCGAATACATGACCACGAAAAACGCGAACAGCAAGGTAATGAAGTCGGCGTAGGACACCAGCCAGCGTTCGTGGTTTTCATGCTCTTCGGGTTGTCGACGGCGCGCCATGTGTTACTCCATGAAGCCCTGAAGCTTCAGCTCGATCGAGCGCGGGTTTTCGCCTTCGGCGATCGACAGCAAACCTTCCAGGAGCATTTCCCGGTAGCGCGACTGGCGCAGGGCCAGGGCCTTGAGCTTGTTGGCAATCGGCAGCAGGATCAGGTTGGCACTGGCAACACCGTAGATGGTGGCAACAAAAGCCACGGCAATGCCATTGCCCAACTGCGACGGGTCAGCGAGGTTGCCCATCACGTGGATCAGGCCCATCACCGCACCGATGATACCGATGGTCGGCGCGTAGCCGCCCATGCTCTCGAACACCTTGGCAGCCTGCACATCGCGGCTTTCCTGGGTGTAGAAATCCACTTCGAGGATGCTGCGGATGGCTTCAGGTTCAGCGCCGTCGACCAGCAGCTGCAAACCTTTGCGTGCGTAAGGGTCCGGCTCGGCATCGGCCACGCCTTCAAGGCCCAGCAGGCCTTCCTTGCGCGCGGTCAGCGACCAGGTGACGACCCGGTCGATGCCGCCGGCCAGGTCGACCCGTGGCGGGAACAGAATCCAGCGCACGATCTGCAGCGCGCGCTTGAAAGCGCTCATCGGCGATTGCAGCAACGCCGCCGCCAGGGTGCCGCCGAGCACGATCAGCGCCGCAGGACCGTTGAGCAGTGCCGACAGGTGACCGCCTTCGAGGTAATTGCCGCCAACGATGGCGACAAATGCCAGGATGATCCCGATAAGGCTCAAGACATCCATCAGACGCAGGCCTCGACCAGGTGCTTGCCGATTTCGTCCAGGCCGTACACCGCGTCTGCCAGGTTGGCTTTGACGATAGCCATGGGCATGCCGTAGATCACGCAGCTGGCTTCATCCTGGGCCCACACCGTGCTGCCGCCCTGCTTGAGCAGGCGCGCGCCTTCACGGCCGTCGGCGCCCATGCCGGTGAGTACCACCGACAGTACCTTGTCGCCATAGGACTTGGCCGCCGAGCCGAAGGTGATGTCTACGCACGGCTTGTAGTTCAGGCGCTCATCGCCCGGCAAAATCTTCACCGTGCCGCGACCGTCGACCATCATCTGCTTGCCGCCAGGGGCCAGCAGGGCCAGGCCCGGGCGCAGCATATCGCCGTCCTCGGCTTCCTTGACGCTGATCTTGCACAACTTGTCGAGGCGCTCGGCAAACGCCTTGGTAAAGGCCGCCGGCATGTGCTGGATCAGCACGATCGGCGCCGGGAAGTTGGCCGGCAGTTGGGTCAGGACCCGCTGCAGAGCAACCGGGCCGCCGGTGGACGTACCAATGGCAACCAGCTTGTAGGGCTTGCGCTTGGGTGCCGGCGAAGCACTGGAGGCCGGCGCCGCCGCTGCGCGCACAGGTGCTGCGGCACGTGGCGCTGGGGCGCTGCCCAGGCTGCTGACAGCGGGCTGCGCACTTGGCTGCGGCGCTGGCGCCGGGCTTGCGTAGGCACTGAAACGACGGTTGCTACGGGAAATGGTATGGACCTTTTCACACAGCAACTGCTTGACCTTCTCCGGGTTGCGCGAGATGTCTTCGAAGTTCTTCGGCAAGTAATCGACCGCACCGGCATCCAGCGCGTCAAGGGTGACACGGGCGCCTTCGTGGGTCAGCGAGGAGAACATCAGCACCGGGGTCGGGCAACGCTGCATGATGTGACGCACGGCGGTGATGCCATCCATCATGGGCATTTCGTAGTCCATGGTGATGACGTCAGGCTTGAGCGACAGTGCCTGGTCGATCGCTTCCTTGCCGTTGGTCGCGGTACCGACGACCTGGATAGTCGGGTCCGCTGAAAGAATTTCCGAGACGCGGCGGCGGAAGAAACCGGAATCATCCACCACCAGGACCTTGACTGCCATAAACACTCCATTAGGGGGCGCGGCGATTTCGCCGCGCCACCAGAATCAAATACGCCGGGCGGCGTAACGCTTGAGCATGCTCGGTACGTCGAGGATCAGCGCAATGCGCCCGTCACCGGTAATGGTGGCGCCCGACATGCCCGGGGTGCCCTGGAGCATCTTGCCCAGCGGCTTGATGACCACTTCTTCCTGGCCCACCAGTTGATCGACGACGAAGCCGATACGCTGGGTACCCACCGAAAGGATCACCACATGGCCCTCGCGCTGCTCTTCATGAGCGGCCGAGCTGACCAGCCAGCGCTTGAGGTAGAACAGCGGCAAGGCTTTGTCACGCACGATCACCACTTCCTGACCGTCGACCACGTTGGTGCGCGACAGGTCGAGGTGGAAGATCTCGTTGACGTTGACCAGCGGGAAGGCGAACGCCTGGTTGCCCAGCATGACCATCAGGGTCGGCATGATCGCCAGGGTCAGCGGCACCTTGATAACGATCTTCGAGCCCTGGCCCTTGGTCGAATAGATGTTGATCGAGCCGTTGAGCTGGGAAATCTTGGTTTTCACCACGTCCATGCCCACGCCACGCCCGGACACGTCGGAGATCTCGGTCTTGGTCGAGAAGCCCGGGGCGAAGATCAGGTTGTAGCACTCGGTCTCGCTCAGGCGATCGGCCGCGTCCTTGTCCATCACGCCACGCTTGACCGCGATGGCACGCAGCACGTCGGCGTCCATGCCCTTGCCGTCATCGGAGATCGACAGCAGGATATGGTCGCCTTCCTGTTCGGCCGAGAGTACCACCTTGCCGCCACGGGACTTGCCTGAGGCTTCGCGCTCTTCCGGGGTCTCGACGCCGTGGTCGACGGCGTTGCGCACCAAGTGCACCAACGGGTCGGCCAGGGCCTCGACGAGGTTCTTGTCGAGGTCGGTTTCTTCACCGACCAGTTCCAGGTTGATCTCTTTTTTGAGCTGCCGGGCCAGGTCGCGAACCAGGCGCGGGAAACGCCCGAAGACCTTCTTGATTGGCTGCATGCGGGTTTTCATCACCGCGGTCTGCAGATCGGCGGTGACCACGTCGAGGTTCGACACGGCCTTGGACATAGCCTCATCGCCGCTGTTCAGGCCCAGGCGCACCAGACGGTTACGCACCAGCACCAGCTCGCCGACCATGTTCATGATCTCGTCGAGCCGCGCGGTATCGACCCGTACGGTGGTCTCGGTTTCGCTGGCGGGATGCTTCTCGGCAGCCGGAGCGGCCTGGCGTGCCGGTGCAGGCGCCGCAGCCGGTGCTTTGGCCGCAGGGGCTGGCGCAGCGGCCTTGGCGGCAGGTGCCGGCGCAGGCTTGGCTGCAGCTTTGGCTGGCGCCGCGACAGCAGCAGGTGCGGCAGTGGCTACGGCGTCCGGAGCGAACTTGCCCTTGCCGTGCAGCTCGTCGAGCAGCGCTTCAAATTCATGCTCAGAGATGTGATCGCCAGCCGCGGCAGGCGCGGCGGCCTCCACAGGCGCGGCAGCGGCGCCCGGCAGTGCATCGACGGCAAAGGTACCCTTGCCGTGCAACTGGTCGAGCAGCGCTTCGAATTCGTCATCGGTGATATCGCCGCTGGCGTCGCCCGCCGCAGCGGCCGCAACCGGTGCTTCACCTGCAGCGCCGAGGTTGTCGGCGGCGAACTGGCCCTTGCCGTGCAACTGGTCAAGCAGCGACTCGAACTCGGCGTCGGTGATTTCGTCAGTGGCAGGCTCGGCCACCTGGGCTTCGGCCTCGGCCTTGACCGCATTGAGCGAGTCGAGCAGCTGTTCGAATTCGGTGTCGGTAATGTCCGCCTCGGCCTCGGCCGCTGGCGCTTCAACCACCTCGGGCTCAGCGGCAGGGGCTGCCACTTCGTCTTCCCCGGCAGGCTCGGCCAGGCGCGACAGCGCCGCCAGCAGCTCGGGGGTGGCCGGGGTGATATCGGTGCGCTCGCGCACCTGGCCGAACATGCTGTTGACCGTGTCCAGGGCTTCCAGGACCACGTCCATCAGTTCGGAGTCGACGCGCCGGGCACCCTTGCGCAGGATGTCGAACACGTTTTCGGCGATATGGCAGCACTCCACCAGCTCATTGAGCTGGAGGAAGCCGGCGCCCCCTTTTACAGTGTGAAAACCGCGAAAGATCGCATTGAGCAGGTCGGCATCATCCGGACGGCTTTCCAGCTCGACCAGTTGCTCGGACAGTTGCTCAAGAATTTCGCCGGCTTCTACCAGGAAATCCTGAAGGATTTCTTCATCGGCGCCGAAGCTCATTAAACGTGCTCCCTAAAAACCCAGACTGGACAGCAGATCGTCGACATCGTCCTGACCGGACACAACGTCTTCACGCTTATCGGCATGAATCTGCGGACCTTCACCCCGAGTCGGATGTTTTTCTTGATCTTTTTCAGCGCGCAGCTGCTGGTGGTCATGTTCGATACCGGCAAAACGGTCGACCTGACTTGCCATCAGCACGAGCTTGAGCAGATTGCTTTCTACTTCGGTGACCAGCGTCGTGACGCGTTTGATCACCTGGCCGGTCAGGTCTTGGTAGTCCTGAGCCAGAAGGATGTCATTGAGGTGGCTGGCGACCTTGCGGTTGCCCTCCTCGCTGCGCGTCAGGAAACTGTCGACACGCTTGGCCAGCTCACGAAACTCCGGCGCCGCCACTTCACGACGCATGAAACGCTGCCAGTCGACGCTCAGCGCCTTGGCTTCATCGCTCAATTCGTTGAGTACCGGCGTGCTGGCCTCGACCAGGTCCATGGTGCGGTTGGCCGCGCCCTCGGTCAGCTTGACCACGTAGGACAGGCGTTCGGTCGCATCAGTGATCTGCGACACTTCCTCGGCCTGCGGCATGTGCGGGTCGATCTGGAAGCTGACGATCGCGCTGTGCAGCTCGCGGGTGAGTTTGCCGACTTCCTGGTACAGGCCAAGGTCACGGGTCTGGTTCAGCTGATGGATCAGTTGCACCGCGTCGCCGAACTTGCCTCGTTCAAGGCTGTCGACCAGTTCCCGGGCGTGCTTCTTGAGTGTCGACTCAAACTCGCCCAAGGATGATTGTGTTTGCTCCATAGCGCCCCCGTGGCGTACCTCAGCTATTGACGCGCTCGAAGATCTTTTCGATCTTTTCTTTCAGCACCTGGGCGGTGAACGGCTTGACCACGTAGCCGTTGACCCCGGCCTGGGCGGCTTCGATGATCTGCTCGCGCTTGGCTTCGGCAGTCACCATCAGCACCGGCAGGTGTTTCAGACGCTCGTCGGCACGCACCTTGCGCAGCAGGTCGATACCGGACATGCCAGGCATGTTCCAGTCGGTGACCAGAAAGTCGAAATGGCCGCTTTCCAGCATCGGCAGCGCAGTGGTGCCGTCATCGGCTTCCTGGGTGTTGGTAAAGCCCAGATCACGCAACAGGTTCTTGATGATCCGCCGCATCGTCGAGAAGTCGTCCACGATGAGGATTTTCATGTCTTTGTTCAATTAGACCTCCAAGCAGTCTTTAACGCGTTCAGCGCGGAACGCGCATTCAATCAATTCGGCACTACATTTCACGACTGCATCGAACCTTTGTTCAACGCGCCCGCCATTCCCCCAGGCGACCACGCAAACGTGCCGCGCACTGGCTGTGCAACTGGCTGACGCGCGACTCACTCACCCCCAGGACCTCACCGATCTCCTTGAGGTTGAGTTCTTCGTCGTAGTACAGCGCCAGGACCAGACGTTCGCGTTCCGGCAGGTTGGCGATGGCATCGGCCAAGGCTGCCTGAAAACGCTCGTCTTCCAGATCGCGCGAAGGCTCGAGCTGGGCACTGGCACCGTCCTCGTGCAGGCCTTCATGTTCGCCGTCCTGCAACAGGTCGTCGAAACTGAACAGGCGGCTGCCCAGGGTGTCATTCAAAATCCCGTAATAATCATCGAGACTCAATTGAAGTTCGGCAGCAACCTCGTGATCTTTAGCGTCGCGGCCGGTTTTTGCTTCAATTGCACGAATCGCGTCACTGACCATGCGGGTATTGCGGTGTACCGAACGCGGTGCCCAGTCGCCCTTGCGCACTTCATCGAGCATGGCGCCGCGGATGCGGATGCCGGCGTAGGTCTCGAAACTGGCCCCCTTGCTCGCGTCATACTTGTTGGCAACTTCGAGCAGGCCGATCATTCCGGCCTGGATCAGGTCCTCGACCTGCACACTGGCCGGCAGACGTGCCAGCAGGTGGTAGGCGATGCGCTTGACCAACGGCGCGTAACGCTCGATCAGCTCGTACTGGGCGTCACGCGAAGCCTTGCTGTACATCCGATAACCGCTGGCGTTCATAGCACCGGACCCGCACTCGTCGGTTGCACCAGACGCTCGACGAAGAACTCCAGGTGCCCCCGTGGGTTGGCAGGCAGCGGCCAGCTATCGACCTTCTGGGCAATGGCCTTGAATGCCAGCGCGCACTTGGAACGCGGGAAGGCTTCATAGACCGCTCGCTGCTTCTGCACCGCCTTGCGCACGCATTCGTCGTAAGGCACCGCACCGACGTATTGTAAGGCGACATCGAGGAAGCGATCAGTGACCTTGGTCAACTTGGCGAACAGGTTGCGCCCTTCCTGAGGGCTCTGGGCCATGTTGGCCAGGACGCGGAAGCGGTTCATGCCGTAATCGCGGTTGAGCAGCTTGATCAGGGCGTAGGCGTCGGTGATCGAGGTGGGCTCGTCGCATACCACCAGCAGCACTTCCTGGGCGGCGCGGACAAAACTGACTACCGAGTCACCGATACCCGCAGCGGTATCGATCACCAGCACGTCGAGGTTGTCGCCGATCTCGCTGAAGGCCTGGATCAGGCCGGCGTGCTGGGCCGGGGCCAGGTGCACCATGCTCTGCGTACCCGAGGCCGCCGGCACGATGCGCACACCGCCGGGGCCTTGCAGCAGCACATCGCGCAGCTCGCAACGGCCTTCGATGACGTCGGCCAGGGTGCGTTTGGGCGTCAGGCCCAGCAGCACGTCGACGTTGGCCAGACCCAGGTCGGCGTCCAGCAACATGACCCGACGGCCAAGCTCAGCCAGCGCCAGCGACAGGTTCACTGACACGTTAGTCTTGCCGACGCCACCTTTGCCACCGGTCACGGCGATCACCTGTACGGGATGCATGCTACCCATGTTTGTTCTTTACCTTGTCTTACTTAGACCGAGGCCACATGACTGGGCTGCGCTTTCAACACCTGAAAAATGCCTGGCAGACCATTGATGTAGGTACTTTGCAACGTATTCATATTCACCTCAGCCCACGCGTTTTCCGGAGCTGTGGTAGAGATCAGCGAACATGTCGGCCATGGCCTCTTCGCTGGGCTCGTCCTGCATCTGCACGCTCACTGCGCGGCTGACCAACTGGTGCCGGCGCGGCAGGTGCAGGTCGTCAGGAATGCGCGGGCCATCGGTAAGATAGGCCACCGGCAGTTCGTGACTGATTGCCAGGCTCAATACTTCGCCGAGGCTGGCGGTTTCATCTAGCTTGGTCAGGATGCAACCGGCCAGGCCGCAGCGCTTGTAGCTGTGGTAGGCGGCGGTCAGCACCTGCTTCTGGCTGGTGGTTGCCAGCACCAGGTAATTCTTGGCCTGAATCCCGCGCCCGGCAAGGGTTTCTAGCTGCATGCGCAGCGCCGGGTCGCTGGCTTGCAGGCCGGCGGTGTCAATCAGCACCACGCGCTTGCGCAGCAGCGGGTCCAGGGCCTGGGCCAGCGACTGGCCCGGGTCAACGTGGGTAACCGAGACGTTGAGGATCCGCCCCAGGGTCTTGAGTTGCTCCTGGGCGCCGATGCGGAAGCTGTCCATGCTCACCAGGGCCAGGTTCTGCGCGCCGTACTTGAGCACGTAGCGGGCGGCGAGCTTGGCCAGGGTGGTGGTTTTGCCCATGCCGGCCGGACCGACCATGGCAATGACACCGCCTTCTTCGATCGGTTCGATTTCCGGCACTTGAATCATGCGCGCCAGATGCGCCAGGAGCATGCGCCAGGCGTGACGCGGCTCTTCGATTTCGGTGGTCAGCTCGAGCAGTTCGCGGGCAATCGGCCCCGACAGGCCGATACGCTGCAAGCGCCGCCAGAGGTTGGCCTGCTGCGGCTTGTTGCCCTGCAACTGGCTCCAGGCCAGCGAGCCAAGCTGCACTTCAAGCAGTTCGCGCAAGCCCGACAGTTCCGAGCGCATCGAATCGAACAGGCGCGGATCAATCGGCGCGGCTGGCGCAGCAGGGGCTGCCGGCGCTTCGACCTGCGGGTCGACCAGCGGCTCGGACGCGGTCAGCGGCAAGCCGGCAAACAGCTGGCGGTTGGCGTCTTCGCTCTCGCTGCGGCTGCTCAGTTCGGCCTGGGCCGTGACGATGCGCGACTGGGTCTTGCGCAGCTCGTCTTCGAGTTCGACATTCGGCACCCGCGGCGCAAGAGCGGACAGCTTGTAGTCCAGCGCAGCCGTCAGTTCGACACCGCCGGCAATCCGACGGTTGCCAATGATGGCGGCATCAGCCCCCAGCTCATCGCGAACCAGCTTCATGGCCTGACGCATATCGGCGGCGAAAAAACGCTTAACTTGCATAACCCACTACCTCAGCCGTTCGGGCCCACTGTGGCGACGATGGTAACTTGCTTGTTGTCAGGTATTTCCTGATACGCCAAAACATGCAAATTCGGTACAGCCAGGCGACCGAAGCGCGACAGCATGGCTCGTACCGGTCCTGCGACCAGGAGGATCGCCGGCTGCCCTTGCATCTCCTGACGCTGGGCGGCTTCGATCAACGAACGCTGAAGCTTTTCGGCCATGCTCGGCTCCAGAAGAACACCGTCTTCCTGGCCTTGCCCAGCCCTTTGCAAACTATTGAGCAAAATCTGTTCCAATCTTGGCTCAAGGGTGATCACTGGTAGCTCGGACTCAACGCCGACAATGCTTTGCACGATAGCGCGACACAATCCGA carries:
- a CDS encoding protein-glutamate methylesterase/protein-glutamine glutaminase — translated: MAVKVLVVDDSGFFRRRVSEILSADPTIQVVGTATNGKEAIDQALSLKPDVITMDYEMPMMDGITAVRHIMQRCPTPVLMFSSLTHEGARVTLDALDAGAVDYLPKNFEDISRNPEKVKQLLCEKVHTISRSNRRFSAYASPAPAPQPSAQPAVSSLGSAPAPRAAAPVRAAAAPASSASPAPKRKPYKLVAIGTSTGGPVALQRVLTQLPANFPAPIVLIQHMPAAFTKAFAERLDKLCKISVKEAEDGDMLRPGLALLAPGGKQMMVDGRGTVKILPGDERLNYKPCVDITFGSAAKSYGDKVLSVVLTGMGADGREGARLLKQGGSTVWAQDEASCVIYGMPMAIVKANLADAVYGLDEIGKHLVEACV
- a CDS encoding flagellar motor protein, with product MDVLSLIGIILAFVAIVGGNYLEGGHLSALLNGPAALIVLGGTLAAALLQSPMSAFKRALQIVRWILFPPRVDLAGGIDRVVTWSLTARKEGLLGLEGVADAEPDPYARKGLQLLVDGAEPEAIRSILEVDFYTQESRDVQAAKVFESMGGYAPTIGIIGAVMGLIHVMGNLADPSQLGNGIAVAFVATIYGVASANLILLPIANKLKALALRQSRYREMLLEGLLSIAEGENPRSIELKLQGFME
- a CDS encoding protein phosphatase CheZ, translating into MEQTQSSLGEFESTLKKHARELVDSLERGKFGDAVQLIHQLNQTRDLGLYQEVGKLTRELHSAIVSFQIDPHMPQAEEVSQITDATERLSYVVKLTEGAANRTMDLVEASTPVLNELSDEAKALSVDWQRFMRREVAAPEFRELAKRVDSFLTRSEEGNRKVASHLNDILLAQDYQDLTGQVIKRVTTLVTEVESNLLKLVLMASQVDRFAGIEHDHQQLRAEKDQEKHPTRGEGPQIHADKREDVVSGQDDVDDLLSSLGF
- a CDS encoding chemotaxis protein CheA, yielding MSFGADEEILQDFLVEAGEILEQLSEQLVELESRPDDADLLNAIFRGFHTVKGGAGFLQLNELVECCHIAENVFDILRKGARRVDSELMDVVLEALDTVNSMFGQVRERTDITPATPELLAALSRLAEPAGEDEVAAPAAEPEVVEAPAAEAEADITDTEFEQLLDSLNAVKAEAEAQVAEPATDEITDAEFESLLDQLHGKGQFAADNLGAAGEAPVAAAAAGDASGDITDDEFEALLDQLHGKGTFAVDALPGAAAAPVEAAAPAAAGDHISEHEFEALLDELHGKGKFAPDAVATAAPAAVAAPAKAAAKPAPAPAAKAAAPAPAAKAPAAAPAPARQAAPAAEKHPASETETTVRVDTARLDEIMNMVGELVLVRNRLVRLGLNSGDEAMSKAVSNLDVVTADLQTAVMKTRMQPIKKVFGRFPRLVRDLARQLKKEINLELVGEETDLDKNLVEALADPLVHLVRNAVDHGVETPEEREASGKSRGGKVVLSAEQEGDHILLSISDDGKGMDADVLRAIAVKRGVMDKDAADRLSETECYNLIFAPGFSTKTEISDVSGRGVGMDVVKTKISQLNGSINIYSTKGQGSKIVIKVPLTLAIMPTLMVMLGNQAFAFPLVNVNEIFHLDLSRTNVVDGQEVVIVRDKALPLFYLKRWLVSSAAHEEQREGHVVILSVGTQRIGFVVDQLVGQEEVVIKPLGKMLQGTPGMSGATITGDGRIALILDVPSMLKRYAARRI
- a CDS encoding chemotaxis response regulator CheY, producing MKILIVDDFSTMRRIIKNLLRDLGFTNTQEADDGTTALPMLESGHFDFLVTDWNMPGMSGIDLLRKVRADERLKHLPVLMVTAEAKREQIIEAAQAGVNGYVVKPFTAQVLKEKIEKIFERVNS
- the fliA gene encoding RNA polymerase sigma factor FliA, translated to MNASGYRMYSKASRDAQYELIERYAPLVKRIAYHLLARLPASVQVEDLIQAGMIGLLEVANKYDASKGASFETYAGIRIRGAMLDEVRKGDWAPRSVHRNTRMVSDAIRAIEAKTGRDAKDHEVAAELQLSLDDYYGILNDTLGSRLFSFDDLLQDGEHEGLHEDGASAQLEPSRDLEDERFQAALADAIANLPERERLVLALYYDEELNLKEIGEVLGVSESRVSQLHSQCAARLRGRLGEWRAR